A genomic segment from Schistocerca piceifrons isolate TAMUIC-IGC-003096 chromosome 4, iqSchPice1.1, whole genome shotgun sequence encodes:
- the LOC124796259 gene encoding UDP-N-acetylglucosamine transferase subunit ALG13 homolog isoform X3, whose translation MVLRSRGYTDMCIQIGNGAMVSNISTQEGISVEYFRFRDSLLADIMNADLVISHAGAGSCLEILEAGKPLVVVINQQLMGNHQLELAKQLYADEHLYYSTCENLKSVLENMNLEKLKPFPHGNAGIFATYLNSVFGFNEYNNET comes from the coding sequence GTTCTCAGGTCAAGAGGTTACACTGATATGTGCATTCAGATTGGAAATGGAGCTATGGTTTCAAACATCAGCACTCAAGAAGGAATTTCTGTTGAGTATTTTCGGTTTAGGGATAGTTTGCTTGCAGATATAATGAatgcagatttagttataagtcatGCTGGAGCTGGTAGCTGTCTTGAGATACTTGAAGCTGGTAAGCCACTTGTAGTGGTTATAAATCAACAGCTGATGGGTAATCATCAACTTGAACTTGCAAAACAGCTATATGCTGATGAACATTTATATTACAGCACATGTGAAAATCTGAAAAGTGTGTTAGAAAATATGAACTTAGAAAAGTTAAAACCTTTTCCTCATGGAAATGCTGGTATTTTTGCAACATACCTTAATAGTGTATTTGGTTTTAATGAGTATAATAATGAAACATAG